From the genome of Pseudomonas mohnii:
CGAACGATAGCCGGAGTCGACACGCTCGACTTCACGGGCAATCAGGCCATAGCTGACATAGTTGAGGCCGCTGCCACCGTACTGTTCAGGGATGGTCGCGCCCAGCAGGCCCACTTCACCCATCTCGCGGAAGATCGCCGGATCGGTCTTTTCATGACGGAAAGCTTCGAGAACGCGCGGCGCGAGGCTCTGCTGAGCGAACTGCGCAGCGGTGTCGCGGATCATGCGCTCTTCTTCAGTGAGCTGTTGATCCAGCAGCAAGGGATCGATCCAGTTGAAGCTAGCTTTACCGGCCATGAGTATGTCCTCTCGAAACAGGTCTAATAACGTGGACTGATGCTAGGCCGGGTTCGACCTCCCGACAAACGAGGATTTTGCATACTGTTGTGCTAATTTCTCACTCCGAAACGTCGCGAAACCCATTTAATGCAATGAATTAGTGAGGTTGGCGTACATGCGCAGAAAAATACCCAGTACAACCGCCCTGATCAGTTTCGAAGCGGCAGCGCGCAACGAGAGCTTTACCAAGGCAGCACAGGAGCTTTCGCTGACACAGGGCGCCATTTGCCGCCAGATTGCCAGCCTCGAAGACTTCCTCGGCGTAGAGCTGTTCCGACGCTCGCGACGCGGAGTCAAACTGACCGAAGCCGGACTTTCTTACAGCCGCCGAGTCGCCACTCAACTGGACGCGGTGGAGCGCGACACCTTGTCCGTGATGGGACAGCAGGGTGCCAACGTGATCGAGTTGGCCGTGGTGCCGACCTTCGGCACCCAATGGCTGCTACCTCGATTGAAGGACTTCCAGAAAAAGCACCCGGAAGTGACGGTCAACCTGACTAACCGCACACGCCCCTTCCTGTTTGCCGACACCGACTTTGATGCCGCGATTTACTTTGGTGACGCGGACTGGTCGGGTACAGAATCCCACCGCCTGATGGGCGAGCATCCGCTCCCGGTATGTAGCCCCGCCCTACTGGGAAACAAGACCGTTCTGACAGCCGATGAAATCGCGGAACTGCCCCTCCTGCAGCAGACCACTCGCCCCTATGCCTGGCGGCAGTGGTTCGACTCCCAGCACCTGAATGTCCCTCGCGACATGACAGGGCCACGCTACGAGCTATTCTCCATGCTGGCTCAGGCAGCCATGCACGACATGGGAATTGCCCTGATTCCGCCATTCCTGATTCAGCGCGAACTGACCGAGAAACGCCTGGTGATCGCCAACCCTCAAGCCCTCTCGAGCATCAAGGCTTATTACCTGATGATTCCTGAACGAAAGGTCGAATCTGCGTCATTACGGGCTTTTCGAGATTGGTTGGTGAATCAAGCACACAGCTACAGCCTAGAGAAATGAAGGCTCATAGGCATTTGCTGACCCCGTAGTCAGCAAAATGAAAACCCTACAGATATAAGTATTTGTCGCATTTTCGCAGACTGTAGACAAAGGTAGTACAGACGTCCTACAAGCGCCTGAAGACGTGGCTTTGAGCTTCTATCTGAAAGCAATGCCGCATCATTCATATGGCCGATGCATAAATTGCTGAAAATCCGCCAAACTCCTTGCAAGGCACGGGTTATAAGGGATTGAGCCGATTAGTTGCGACATTCGGTCACGGGGTGACTTGTAGTTAATTTTCCGTCACCCGTCATAATCCCTTGAAGGGCACAAAGTTCGCCTGCAAAATGCCGCGCCCCGCCCTGATTTGGCGGGATCGTGCTGATCAGCCGCCCCAGTCGCACCATCCGTAGTGCATGGGTTTACTCAATAAGATCACGCAGGAGATTTGACGTGCACATTGGTGTTCCTCTCGAAACCCAGACGGGTGAAACACGGGTTGCTGCAACCCCGGAAACCATCAAGAAGCTGATCGGCCAGGGTCATAAGGTCACTGTACAAAGCGGCGCCGGCATTAACGCCAGTGTTGTCGACAGTGCTTATGAAGCGGCAGGCGCGATCATTGGCAGCGCCAACGATGCGTTTGGTGCGGAGCTGATTCTTAAGGTGGTCGCGCCCAGCGACAGCGAGCTGGCGCTGATCAAGCGCGGCACCGTTGTGGTGGGCATGCTCAACCCGTTCAGCAATGAAACCATCGCCAAAATGGCCGAGTGCGGCATGACCGCGTTCGCGCTGGAGGCCGCACCGCGTACCTCCCGCGCCCAAAGCCTGGATGTGCTGTCCTCGCAAGCCAACATTGCCGGCTATAAAGCCGTGCTGCTGGCCGCTCATTACTATCCGCGCTTCATGCCGATGCTGATGACGGCTGCAGGTACCGTGAAAGCGGCGCGCGTGCTGATTCTCGGCGCCGGCGTGGCCGGGCTGCAGGCGATCGCCACGGCGAAACGTCTGGGTGCCGTGATCGAAGCGTCTGACGTGCGCCCCGCGGTAAAAGAGCAGATCGAATCCCTCGGCGCCAAGTTCGTCGACGTGCCCTACGAGACCGACGAAGAGCGTGAATGCGCCGTCGGTGTCGGCGGTTACGCGCGGCCCATGCCGGGCAGCTGGATGCAGCGCCAGGCGGTGGCCGTGCACGAGCGCGCCAAACAAGCTGACATTGTCATCACCACCGCGCTGATTCCGGGCCGCAAGGCGCCGACGCTGTTGAGCGCCGAAACCGTGGCACAGATGAAACCGGGCTCGGTGGTCATCGACCTTGCCGCCGCGCAGGGCGGCAACTGCCCGCTGACCGTGGCCGATCAGGTGGTCGTCGAAAATGGCGTGACCATTGTCGGTCCGACCAACCTCGCCGGTGCGGTCGCGGCAGATGCTTCAGCGCTGTATGCCCGCAACTTGCTGGACTTCCTGAAACTGGTCTTCACCAAGGAAGGCCAGTTCGAGATCAACCTCGAAGACGACATCGTCGCCGCGTGCCTGATGTGCCGCGACGGCCAAGTCATCCGCAAAAACGCCTAAGCAGGGATTCAGACGATGGAAGAGCTTATCTCCCCCGGTATCTACAACCTGATCATCTTCGTGCTGGCGATTTATGTCGGTTATCACGTGGTCTGGAACGTTACACCTGCGCTGCACACGCCTTTGATGGCCGTGACCAACGCCATTTCGGCGATCGTGATCGTCGGCGCCATGCTGGCAGCGGCTTTGACCGTGACGCCACTGGGCAAGACCATGGGCACCCTCGCGGTCGCGCTGGCGGCGGTCAACGTGTTCGGTGGCTTCCTGGTCACCCGCCGCATGCTTGAGATGTTCAAGAAAAAAGCCCCGAAAGCCGTAAAAGAAGAGGCGCCGAAGTAATGAGCATGAACCTCGTAACGACGCTCTACCTGATCGCGTCGATCTGCTTCATCCAGGCCCTCAAAGGCCTGTCGCACCCCACCACGTCGCGTCGCGGCAACCTGTTCGGCATGCTCGGCATGGCGCTGGCGATCCTCACCACCGTCGGCCTCATCTATAAGCTGGGCGCGCTCTCTTTTGGACAAGGCGGGGCGACAGCCGGCATTGGTTACGTGATTGTCGGCCTGCTGATCGGCGGCACGGCCGGTTCGATCATGGCCAAGCGCGTTGAAATGACCAAGATGCCGGAACTGGTCGCGTTCATGCACAGCATGATCGGTCTGGCCGCGGTGTTCATCGCCATTGCCGCCGTCGTCGAGCCGCAGTCCCTGGGCATCGTCAAGCACCTGGGTGATTCGATTCCGGCGGGTAACCGTCTGGAACTGTTCCTCGGCGCGGCCATCGGTGCCATCACGTTCTCCGGTTCGGTGATCGCGTTCGGCAAACTGTCCGGCAAGTACAAGTTCCGCCTGTTCCAGGGCGCACCGGTACAGTTCGCCGGCCAGCACAAACTGAACCTGCTGTTGGGCCTGGCCACACTGGCGCTGGGCGTGACCTTCATGCTGACCGGCAACCTCAGCGCCTTCGCCTTGATGCTGGCCCTGGCGTTCGTCATGGGCG
Proteins encoded in this window:
- a CDS encoding LysR family transcriptional regulator, yielding MRRKIPSTTALISFEAAARNESFTKAAQELSLTQGAICRQIASLEDFLGVELFRRSRRGVKLTEAGLSYSRRVATQLDAVERDTLSVMGQQGANVIELAVVPTFGTQWLLPRLKDFQKKHPEVTVNLTNRTRPFLFADTDFDAAIYFGDADWSGTESHRLMGEHPLPVCSPALLGNKTVLTADEIAELPLLQQTTRPYAWRQWFDSQHLNVPRDMTGPRYELFSMLAQAAMHDMGIALIPPFLIQRELTEKRLVIANPQALSSIKAYYLMIPERKVESASLRAFRDWLVNQAHSYSLEK
- a CDS encoding Re/Si-specific NAD(P)(+) transhydrogenase subunit alpha, giving the protein MHIGVPLETQTGETRVAATPETIKKLIGQGHKVTVQSGAGINASVVDSAYEAAGAIIGSANDAFGAELILKVVAPSDSELALIKRGTVVVGMLNPFSNETIAKMAECGMTAFALEAAPRTSRAQSLDVLSSQANIAGYKAVLLAAHYYPRFMPMLMTAAGTVKAARVLILGAGVAGLQAIATAKRLGAVIEASDVRPAVKEQIESLGAKFVDVPYETDEERECAVGVGGYARPMPGSWMQRQAVAVHERAKQADIVITTALIPGRKAPTLLSAETVAQMKPGSVVIDLAAAQGGNCPLTVADQVVVENGVTIVGPTNLAGAVAADASALYARNLLDFLKLVFTKEGQFEINLEDDIVAACLMCRDGQVIRKNA
- a CDS encoding NAD(P) transhydrogenase subunit alpha; its protein translation is MEELISPGIYNLIIFVLAIYVGYHVVWNVTPALHTPLMAVTNAISAIVIVGAMLAAALTVTPLGKTMGTLAVALAAVNVFGGFLVTRRMLEMFKKKAPKAVKEEAPK